The genome window TTCTATTTCTCTGACCGTAACAATAAAATCTTTCGGCCGACCCAGCAGGTCAGGATTATCCGATAGTGACTTCTGCGTTTTTGCTATACAGACAGGAAGTTTATCAAGCCCCAGTTCATGAATTTTAATTAAATCTTTCTTTGCTTTTGCCGTGTAATCAATCGCTTCAGCCCCATAAATTTTCTTGGCAATGGTTTCAATTTTCTTCTCTATAGACCATTCCCAATCATACATGGGCGTAAATTTAGCATGACAGCGGTCAACAACCTTACCAACAATTTCGGCAAGTTCAACAGCACCGCCGCCACCTTCAGCCCACACATTTGCAATGGCCGACGGAATACCCAGTTCTGTGCATTTATCCCTGATAATATTCAGTTCTTCATCGGTGTCGGTCACAAATTTATTGATGGCAACAACGGGGCAGATATGGAAGTGCCCCATATTCTCAATATGTTTTTCCAGATTTGCCAATCCTCTTCGCAATGCTTCGGGGTTCGGCTCTTTGAGCGTTTTAAGGTCGGCGCCGCCATGGTATTTTAATGCGCGAACGGTTGCCACAAGCACAACAGCACTGGGCGCCAGTCCTGCATAAACACATTTGATATCGAGGAATTTTTCGGCTCCCAGATCAAAACCAAATCCTGCTTCGGTGACCACATAATCAGTTAACGTAAGTCCCATTCTGGTGGCGATTACACTGTTGGTGCCCTGTGCAATATTTGCAAACGGACCACCATGAATAATTGCAGGAGTATTTTCAATAGTCTGAACCAGATTGGGCATTATCGCATCTTTAAGCAATGCCGCCATAGCACCGTTTGCTTTAAGATCGCGGGCATACACAGGCTTTTTATCGTAGGTGTAACCGATAAAAATATTCCCCAGTTTTTCTTTCAGATGATTCAGGTTATCCGACAAACAAAGAATGGCCATCACTTCGGATGCGGCTGTGATGTCGAAGCCCGTTTCGCGTGGCACTCCCGACATGGTTCCGCCCAGCCCTACAATTGTTTTACGCAGTGAGCGGTCATTCATATCCATCACACGTTTCCACGAAACGGTCCGGGGATCGAGCGGCAGATGGTTTCGTTTATTCTGGATGTTATTATCGATAAGTGCCGCAAGCAGATTGTGTGCTTTTTCAATAGCAGCAAAATCGCCTGTAAAATGCAGGTTGATATCTTCCATAGGCAGCACTTGTGAGAATCCGCCACCGGCGGCACCGCCCTTCATTCCAAATACGGGTCCAAGCGACGGTTCGCGCAGTACAACAGTTGTCTTTCTTCCAATCCGGTTCAAGCCTTGCGATAGACCTATAGACATCGTTGTTTTTCCTTCGCCCGCCGGAGTAGGAGAAATAGCCGACACCAGAATGAGTTTGTGCTGTCGCACAACGTCTTTATCTATGAGTTTTAACGGCAGTTTTGCTTTATACTTGCCATACATCTGCAGGTCATCTTCCTGAACGCCTAATTGTGCAGCAATTTCTTTTATGTGCAGCATTTTTGCTTCGCGTGCAATTTCAAGATCTGTTTTCATACTGTGATTATAATTGTTTTTACTTTGTTTCTATAATTGAAGACTCTCACAGACGGGCATTACCAAAGCCCGTCCAGATATGAATTAAGTGCATAAAATGTTTTTTCGGTCGCTTCGAGATAGCCCATATGCGCGACATCACCCATCAGCAAGGCAATACAATCGTTGGGCAGTGCCATTTGTTGCAGCACCTTTTCATATGGAATCCGGCTGTCCAGCTTTCCGGCTATAATGAGTACCGGAACAGGGCAATTTTTCAGCACATGGCTACGATCGGGCCGTTCAAGCATTCCGCGTTGCGATGCGATAATAGATTCTTTGGTCATTCCCCGTGCAGCTTCGGTCAGGGTTTGAATCTCGCGTTTCAGAAGGCTTCTGTTAGCAGGGGCAAATAATTCCGGAATGAAGTTGCTGATAAAACCTGCGTGATTTTTCTTTATAACATCGATTGTACGTTGTCTGTTTACTTTTCCGTCGGGTGTATCGGCATAAGCAGTGCTGTGAAAAAGGCATAAGCCACGCATCATTTCCTCATACTTTTCGGCAAAGGCAAGCATTACATAGCCACCCATTGAGTGTCCGGCCATGGCACATTCTGTAACACGCTGCGACTTCAGTACAGCATGCACACATTCAGCCATGGCTTCCATAGTATGTATTTCGCCCAAACACTCACTGCGCCCATGCCCCGGCAAATCAATAGTAATAACATGAAAATTTGCTGAAAGCCGGACAGCAAAATCATTCCATATATCAAGAGTTTCGGTAAAACCATGAAGCAGCACAACTGTATTTCCGCGACCCTGAGCTGTAAAGAATATTTTTTTTCCGTTGATTGTAATAACCATGCTGTTCTTTTATTGATTCCCCAAATTAGCCTATAATCGCTTCGATTAATCGACGAATCACAAATATAAACTATTATGCAGCTTAAATCAATAAAGATGATTTAAATTATTTTCTACATTTGCTGCATTAAAATTCCTACAATTTACAGCGTGTTCAAACGAAAACAGTACATATCGTCGTCATCATTATCGCGTAAAGCGTGGAAACGTTTTTTACAAAGCAAACTCGCCGTTGGCGCTCTGATTTTTATTGGGTTTGCGGTGGTAATTTCGTTGCTGGGATACCTTATAACACCCGACAATACGCCATTCGCCAATCAGCAATTCCTTGAGCTCACCACCAAAAAGCCCGGTTTTTCAGTAAAAATGCTGATGGTACGTAAAAACGAACCGGCTTCAGCAAAAAACTTTTTTAGTACGATGATATCGGGACATAAAAGCGAATACACCGCAGTTCCGATTTATAAATATTCATTCAAATCAGACACAATATTCGTTGAAGCGTATACGGGAGCCGTACCCAATGACGGAGAAATAAAAGCCTATAACTTTGCCGATGTTTTGTTTCCGCTTCAAGCAGAAACAGCGCCGGTGCTATCATCCGATGGAACCATTTCCTTCACAGATATTGATGGAAATCCGGTTACTAAAAGTTGTGCTGAACTCAAAACAGAAATTGAAAAAAATAACATCATTGATAAAACGTTTTTACTCGGAACAGACCGTTTCGGGCGCGATTTGCTGAGTCAGTTAATGATTGGGACGCGGGTAAGCCTGTCGGTAGGACTTATTTCAGTTCTGATATCGCTGGTTATTGGCATACTGTTTGGGGCGCTGGCCGGCTATTTCCGTGGTTGGGTTGATAATGTAATTGTTTGGTTCATCAACGTTATCTGGTCAATACCGACCTTATTGCTGGTTATTGCCATAACATTTGCTTTAGGAAAAGGTTTCTGGCAGGTTTTTATTGCGGTTGGACTCACCATGTGGGTTGAAGTGGCACGAGTGGTCCGCGGACAGATTTTATCCATTCGCGAAAAAGAATTTGTGGAAGCAGGAAAGGCATTGGGATTTAAAAGTTTCAGGATTATTTTCAGGCATATTTTACCGAATGTTATGGGGGCTGTTATTGTAATTTCCGCAGCAAATTTCGCATCAGCTATATTGATAGAAGCAGGCCTCAGTTTTCTGGGAATAGGCGTTCAGCCGCCCATGCCCTCATGGGGAACCATGATTAAGGAACATTACGCGTATATCATACTTGACGCAGCCTACCTCGCCATTATTCCGGGCATTGCCATTATGCTCATGGTACTCGCATTTATGCTCGTCGGTAACGCTTTGCGCGATGCTCTTGACGTGAAGACGGTGAGCAAATAATGTTTGTTTATTCTGCAACAATAAACTTAACAATTTCCGTACGCACAGAAGTTTTCATTCTCAGATAATACAATCCTCGCCTGAGTGTCCCCGCAAAAATTCGTTGGTCGCCTTGCATCGCTCTTGAACTATTGTAAATTATTCGTCCTTCCGCATTGGCAATGCTGATATAATATTGTTCTTTGATTCGATTACCCGGAACAACTGTAAAGACACCATTATTTGGATTGGGAACCACGGTACTTGCCGAAGATTCCACAGGCAGCAACGGTTGCTTCCCGCTTATCACAGCGGCTTCAAAATGCAATACAAACCTATGAACTGCATCACCCGTGTCTGCCGTAAAATAATATTCGGGTGTGTCTGCAAGATTTGTTGTAACACCAGTTTTCAGATCTTCCAAAAATATTCCGGTATGCTGGATTAAATGTTCAAACTCGCTTGCGGTAATTGAAAATAATCCATTGTGTGCGGGTCTAAAAACAACAGGAATTTCGGCACCATTCTGAACGTCGGGAATCGTATTTATTGCATACTGAACGGATGAGCTATTTGAGTTCTCTGTCCACAACTGGCTCAGGCCACCATCCATAAATTTATAGGCATCGAACTGTCCGTCAAATCCGGCAGAAGATTGCTGGCATATCCTTACAACAATTTCATCGCGCCAGGCTTCATTTTTCAGTGTAAGTCTGATATAATCCGGCTCAGCTTCCGATTTCAAAAAGCCGGTATTATTATGTATACGGACCTGATTATTCATTTCAATGATGCCGCCCGAATTATTATTGCAGGTAATAAAAAAGCCCTGCATCGGAGGTAAATACCTGGAACCACCATTAACACCAATCCCATTATTGTAAACAGCATAGTTTGAGTATGATTGATTATACACATAAACAGCGTTATCAACATTGATTTTATTCCAACCCAAAGGCGCATCCCAATCTATGGAACTCGGATAGGGATTTCCGGCCAGGCACCATCCCTGCTTACTTAAGGGCAGGTTTGAATTTCTGGTGAGCAAAAGTTGCAGACTGCCGGTATTGGGCTTTGAAGAGAAATTATATGTACTTGAACTGAGCGATTTCAGAGCATATCCTTGAAGTGTAGCAATGGGTGCTGCAGGTGTAATTAGATTGGACCATGAATAATTGTTCTCGTTCCAGCTTTTCAAATACTGACCGCTGAATACCGATGCCGTAGCAATAGTAACCGGAGCTGAAATATAATGCCAAACGTTTCCTGTTATGTACCGTTCTACTTTAGCGGTGCCGTTTCCATTAATTATTCCGTTATCAATAAATGAACCCGTACCGGTGTTATTCGACTTAATTATCAAACATTGCGCCCCATTGAGCGTTGTAACACCGTGAACCGTGAGCGACTGCCCGGGTAAAATAGTGAGTGTTGCACCGGGATTAATTATCAAATTACGGCATTCTGCGAATCCATTTATTACCGGGTTGTTCGCCGAAGAAGAAATTACCACATCGGTGTTTGAGTCGGGAATTTGCCCTCCCTGCCAGTTTGCCGGAGACGACCAATTGCTGTTAAATCCAAGCCATGGCTGAATAAAACAGTTGCCGCTTATGACTGTTAGGTCCTGTGTAAGCACGATATTGCCACCACAATAATTTTGTGCAGTAAGCGTATAAGTTCCGCTCATGGCAGTAGTCAGATTTTGTATTACGGGATTTTGAACCGTTGAAGTATAGCCACCCGGCCCGTACCAGTGCCACATTGTTGCCCCGGCAGCCAATGCGGTTAACCTTACGAAATCGCC of Bacteroidota bacterium contains these proteins:
- a CDS encoding formate--tetrahydrofolate ligase; this encodes MKTDLEIAREAKMLHIKEIAAQLGVQEDDLQMYGKYKAKLPLKLIDKDVVRQHKLILVSAISPTPAGEGKTTMSIGLSQGLNRIGRKTTVVLREPSLGPVFGMKGGAAGGGFSQVLPMEDINLHFTGDFAAIEKAHNLLAALIDNNIQNKRNHLPLDPRTVSWKRVMDMNDRSLRKTIVGLGGTMSGVPRETGFDITAASEVMAILCLSDNLNHLKEKLGNIFIGYTYDKKPVYARDLKANGAMAALLKDAIMPNLVQTIENTPAIIHGGPFANIAQGTNSVIATRMGLTLTDYVVTEAGFGFDLGAEKFLDIKCVYAGLAPSAVVLVATVRALKYHGGADLKTLKEPNPEALRRGLANLEKHIENMGHFHICPVVAINKFVTDTDEELNIIRDKCTELGIPSAIANVWAEGGGGAVELAEIVGKVVDRCHAKFTPMYDWEWSIEKKIETIAKKIYGAEAIDYTAKAKKDLIKIHELGLDKLPVCIAKTQKSLSDNPDLLGRPKDFIVTVREIEIAAGAGFVIPITGEIMRMPGLPEVPAAENIDIDNEGNITGLA
- a CDS encoding alpha/beta hydrolase, whose translation is MVITINGKKIFFTAQGRGNTVVLLHGFTETLDIWNDFAVRLSANFHVITIDLPGHGRSECLGEIHTMEAMAECVHAVLKSQRVTECAMAGHSMGGYVMLAFAEKYEEMMRGLCLFHSTAYADTPDGKVNRQRTIDVIKKNHAGFISNFIPELFAPANRSLLKREIQTLTEAARGMTKESIIASQRGMLERPDRSHVLKNCPVPVLIIAGKLDSRIPYEKVLQQMALPNDCIALLMGDVAHMGYLEATEKTFYALNSYLDGLW
- a CDS encoding ABC transporter permease yields the protein MFKRKQYISSSSLSRKAWKRFLQSKLAVGALIFIGFAVVISLLGYLITPDNTPFANQQFLELTTKKPGFSVKMLMVRKNEPASAKNFFSTMISGHKSEYTAVPIYKYSFKSDTIFVEAYTGAVPNDGEIKAYNFADVLFPLQAETAPVLSSDGTISFTDIDGNPVTKSCAELKTEIEKNNIIDKTFLLGTDRFGRDLLSQLMIGTRVSLSVGLISVLISLVIGILFGALAGYFRGWVDNVIVWFINVIWSIPTLLLVIAITFALGKGFWQVFIAVGLTMWVEVARVVRGQILSIREKEFVEAGKALGFKSFRIIFRHILPNVMGAVIVISAANFASAILIEAGLSFLGIGVQPPMPSWGTMIKEHYAYIILDAAYLAIIPGIAIMLMVLAFMLVGNALRDALDVKTVSK